Proteins found in one Homalodisca vitripennis isolate AUS2020 unplaced genomic scaffold, UT_GWSS_2.1 ScUCBcl_2;HRSCAF=254, whole genome shotgun sequence genomic segment:
- the LOC124370306 gene encoding uncharacterized protein LOC124370306, which produces MPVPVNRPALLNTMRWYTTLWLHQTPPQGKLELLERDLYDPDRKRGHASDSDETSTEVETKQRKTEEPHSEELDNAIPTPLFLIISHKEEGKSLSKISPFIINKALVNTAGQPKSIRKLRNGTILVEAANCGQAKKLLQMQRFFDQVEINVKPHPSLNSSKGIVFSRDLIDCSEDELREELHYSMVTDVVRIFRTENGQKVPTAGLILTFAMPQPPSTIKAGYLSLAVRPYFKNPQRCFRCQRFGHSSKVCTNSETCSRCATEGHNEEGCKNDIQCVNCKGKHLSSSRECKVYLEEKEILKIVTLDKLSFNEARREYRRRVAPTPKKGVSYSEAAAAPVHPTQCSSLLSFWRVCSEL; this is translated from the coding sequence ATGCCCGTTCCCGtcaatcggcccgcactactcaacacgatgcgctggtataCAACTTTATGGCTACATCAAACCCCCCCGCAGGGCAAACTAGAGTTGTTAGAAAGAGACCTTTACGATCCGGACAGAAAGCGCGGTCACGCTAGCGATTCTGACGAAACGTCGACAGAAGTTGAAACCAAGCAACGGAAAACAGAAGAACCTCACAGTGAAGAACTTGACAATGCCATCCCCACACCATTATTCCTAATAATAAGCCACAAGGAAGAAGGCAAGTCTTTGAGCAAGATCAGTCCCTTCATTATAAATAAGGCCCTTGTCAACACAGCAGGACAACCAAAGTCAATCAGAAAGTTGAGAAACGGAACAATTttggtggaggctgcgaattGCGGTCAAGCCAAGAAGCTCCTGCAAATGCAACGTTTCTTTGACCAGGTCGAGATCAATGTCAAACCACATCCTTCTCTAAACTCCTCTAAGGGAATTGTTTTTAGCCGTGATCTCATCGATTGCAGTGAAGATGAGCTCAGAGAAGAGTTGCATTATTCGATGGTAACGGACGTGGTTAGGATATTTAGGACTGAGAACGGTCAAAAAGTTCCCACAGCTGGATTGATATTGACTTTTGCTATGCCTCAGCCCCCGTCTACTATAAAGGCCGGATACCTGTCCTTGGCAGTAagaccttattttaaaaaccctcAGAGGTGCTTTAGGTGCCAAAGGTTTGGGCATTCTAGCAAGGTGTGCACCAATTCAGAGACTTGCTCTCGTTGCGCCACAGAGGGCCATAACGAGGAAGGCTGTAAAAACGACATCCAGTGTGTAAACTGCAAAGGGAAACACCTATCATCCTCTAGAGAATGCAAAGTATATTTAGAGGAAAAAGAAATTCTTAAGATAGTGACCCTCGATAAACTTTCCTTCAACGAGGCTCGCAGGGAGTATAGGAGAAGGGTTGCCCCTACTCCCAAAAAGGGAGTATCCTACTCTGAAGCCGCTGCTGCCCCGGTCCATCCTACCCAATGTTCATCCCTGCTCAGTTTTTGGAGGGTATGCTCCGAACTCTAA